From a region of the uncultured Desulfatiglans sp. genome:
- a CDS encoding hypothetical protein (Evidence 5 : Unknown function): MEQGKYLFGPVPSRRFRRSLGVDLTPYKTCSLDRVYCQIRRTTSRTVVPGEYVPAQEVIAEIGAWFGNGGTAIYITLSGSGEPTLHARFGEVLEFIRSRGEIPAVLLSNWTQFHLPQVREAAWKADVVKVTLSAWDQASFGMTKIQALSTSPINTSVMVGPVPKSTCVVR; this comes from the coding sequence ATGGAGCAGGGAAAATACCTTTTCGGCCCGGTTCCCTCCCGCCGCTTCAGGCGGTCTCTGGGAGTGGACTTGACCCCTTACAAAACGTGCAGCCTGGACCGCGTGTACTGCCAGATTAGACGCACCACCTCCAGGACCGTGGTCCCTGGCGAGTATGTTCCGGCGCAGGAGGTCATCGCGGAGATCGGCGCCTGGTTTGGAAACGGCGGAACCGCCATTTACATCACCCTTTCCGGTTCGGGCGAGCCGACACTGCACGCCCGTTTCGGGGAGGTGCTCGAATTCATTCGGAGCCGCGGCGAGATTCCCGCCGTTCTCCTGAGCAACTGGACGCAGTTCCACCTCCCTCAGGTGCGAGAGGCCGCCTGGAAGGCCGACGTGGTGAAGGTTACCCTGAGTGCCTGGGACCAGGCATCGTTCGGCATGACAAAAATCCAGGCCTTGAGCACTTCGCCGATAAACACATCCGTAATGGTCGGACCCGTTCCGAAGTCCACCTGTGTTGTTCGTTGA
- a CDS encoding DGC domain protein, which yields MSKAQWRLFLYTCFGGCATGVSASKALIRLWEENPEDIKIACLPAVIIPGKFNEMLKSAEKRLLVDACSLRCGAKLFKREGMSVDSYLELTSRLKINKEKILPSIDLQEDVYQLIKIEVEVLLRT from the coding sequence ATGTCAAAAGCTCAATGGCGTCTGTTTCTGTATACATGCTTTGGCGGCTGTGCTACAGGTGTATCAGCATCCAAGGCCCTCATCAGGTTGTGGGAAGAAAACCCCGAAGATATAAAAATTGCCTGCCTGCCTGCCGTGATAATACCTGGCAAGTTTAATGAAATGCTTAAATCAGCGGAAAAGCGGCTACTTGTTGATGCCTGCAGTTTGCGATGCGGAGCGAAGCTTTTTAAAAGGGAGGGAATGTCAGTCGATTCCTATCTCGAGCTTACCTCTCGACTAAAAATTAATAAAGAGAAAATCTTACCTTCGATAGATTTGCAAGAGGATGTTTATCAGCTTATTAAAATCGAAGTAGAAGTGCTGCTCCGAACTTGA
- the tnpA gene encoding transposase, with amino-acid sequence MNNVQSLNHTAWDCKYHLVWIPKYRKKILYGELRKYLGDVLRELASHKESKIHEGHLRGDHVHMLISIPPKYAVSQIVGYLKGKSAIHVAHQYMGKQKNFTGLHFWARGYYVSTAGHDEEVIRQYIKRHEEIDKKLDQLGLFK; translated from the coding sequence ATGAACAACGTTCAAAGCTTAAACCATACGGCATGGGATTGCAAGTATCACCTGGTTTGGATTCCGAAGTACCGAAAAAAGATTCTTTACGGGGAGTTACGGAAATATTTGGGAGACGTGCTGCGTGAATTGGCATCGCACAAAGAGAGCAAAATCCATGAAGGACATCTGCGAGGCGACCATGTCCACATGCTGATATCAATTCCGCCAAAATATGCTGTCTCCCAAATTGTCGGTTATCTGAAGGGGAAAAGCGCAATTCACGTTGCTCACCAATATATGGGAAAGCAGAAGAATTTTACCGGTCTTCACTTTTGGGCAAGAGGCTACTACGTCTCTACAGCCGGTCACGATGAAGAGGTAATCCGGCAATACATCAAAAGACACGAAGAAATCGACAAAAAACTCGACCAGCTAGGTTTGTTCAAATAG
- a CDS encoding Transferase hexapeptide repeat containing protein: protein MTSLQYKNIRHNLAGDYPQIDPTALIDPSAQIIGNVRIDKDVFIGPLAVIRADQRGRDGKVAPIQIDKEVIIQDGVIIHADPGASVIIGSKTTVAHGAIIHGPCTIGQECFIAMRASLYKATLEDHVWLGIGAIAKRVTLHSFTKVPAGAVIRDRPEVLALRLITEKERTYMEEVWAANSRLRKDYLELREKAESIRSAAKKNG from the coding sequence ATGACATCACTACAATACAAAAATATAAGGCATAACCTGGCTGGTGATTATCCACAAATCGATCCCACCGCGCTGATTGACCCTTCTGCCCAGATCATTGGCAATGTCAGAATTGACAAGGATGTTTTCATAGGACCATTGGCCGTTATTCGGGCCGACCAGCGGGGCCGGGATGGGAAAGTCGCGCCCATCCAGATCGATAAGGAGGTCATTATACAGGATGGCGTCATCATACACGCCGATCCGGGGGCTTCGGTGATCATCGGCTCCAAGACTACCGTAGCCCACGGAGCTATCATCCATGGACCGTGCACCATCGGGCAAGAGTGTTTTATTGCCATGAGAGCCTCTTTATACAAGGCCACTCTAGAAGATCATGTATGGCTTGGAATTGGAGCGATTGCCAAACGTGTTACGTTGCATTCCTTTACAAAAGTGCCTGCGGGTGCCGTTATCCGTGATCGCCCCGAAGTACTGGCACTTCGACTGATTACCGAGAAAGAAAGAACATATATGGAAGAAGTTTGGGCCGCTAACTCCAGATTAAGGAAGGACTACCTGGAACTCCGTGAAAAAGCGGAGTCGATTCGATCCGCTGCCAAGAAAAATGGCTGA
- a CDS encoding Xanthine/uracil permease, with protein MAVKKPTGLLFGVEERPPWWMTLIQGFQYVCVYATGLFFPVLIVRACGGTVDEAGFLVSMSLFAGGIGTVVQALSRGPVGSGYLCPQACSPSFLTASILAARTGGLSLVLGMTAVAGVFEAVFSRFIQRLRFLFPVEVTGLIVALVGITVIRFAGLNFLGLDGALDTASEAREVVTSLATLGIMVCLNVWSKGRLKLFCALIGMAAGYILSWFAGLIPPEQAAAVQAAPLIWFPFSHHPGWSFNGFLVVPFLVAVLCSSLKTVGDLTTCQKINDEAWRRPDLANISRGLLADAAGCVTAGLAGGMGQSSSSTIVGLSIATGTTSRIIAYPMGALMLLLAFFPKVSALFAIIPKPVIGATLVFSLAFLVIAGFQIIMSRMIDSRRTFVVGLSLIFGLTVDVIPEFFSGVHPWLQPIFSSSLSTGTLSALVLNLIFRIGIAKKVSIELPPDQGAFEALPRFMEENGKAWGARREVIARASAALHELMEALLSYHLAKGPVKVRAAFDEFKLDIAVEYRGTALELPAAKPNLSKLLEDREEQLRFSGVLVTRLADRARVSVRGDDCVVRMHFDH; from the coding sequence ATGGCTGTAAAGAAGCCGACGGGCCTTCTGTTCGGCGTTGAAGAGCGCCCCCCCTGGTGGATGACACTGATCCAGGGATTTCAGTATGTCTGCGTCTATGCCACCGGCCTGTTCTTCCCCGTGTTGATCGTCAGGGCCTGCGGGGGAACCGTGGACGAGGCCGGTTTCCTCGTGAGCATGTCCCTCTTTGCCGGGGGAATCGGCACCGTGGTCCAGGCCCTCTCACGGGGTCCGGTGGGGTCGGGGTATCTCTGCCCCCAGGCGTGCAGCCCCTCTTTTCTCACGGCGTCCATCCTGGCCGCCCGGACCGGGGGGCTGAGCCTTGTGTTGGGGATGACGGCCGTGGCGGGGGTTTTCGAGGCGGTCTTTTCCCGCTTCATCCAGCGCCTCCGGTTCTTGTTTCCCGTCGAGGTCACCGGCCTCATCGTGGCGCTGGTGGGGATCACGGTGATCCGGTTCGCCGGGCTGAACTTCCTCGGGCTGGACGGCGCCCTGGACACCGCTTCGGAAGCGCGGGAGGTTGTCACGTCGCTCGCCACCCTGGGGATCATGGTCTGTCTGAACGTCTGGAGCAAGGGCAGACTGAAGCTTTTTTGCGCGCTCATCGGCATGGCCGCGGGGTACATCCTTTCCTGGTTCGCCGGCCTGATCCCTCCGGAGCAGGCGGCTGCCGTCCAGGCGGCCCCGCTCATCTGGTTCCCGTTCAGTCACCATCCCGGGTGGTCCTTCAACGGCTTTCTCGTCGTACCCTTTCTGGTGGCGGTGCTGTGTTCCAGCCTGAAGACCGTGGGCGACCTGACGACCTGCCAGAAGATCAACGACGAGGCTTGGAGGCGGCCGGATCTGGCCAATATCAGCCGGGGCCTTCTCGCCGACGCGGCGGGATGTGTCACCGCCGGCCTGGCTGGGGGAATGGGGCAGTCTTCCTCTTCCACGATCGTCGGGCTTTCCATCGCGACGGGCACCACCAGCCGGATCATCGCCTACCCCATGGGGGCCCTGATGCTCCTGCTCGCCTTCTTTCCGAAGGTTTCCGCGCTATTCGCGATCATCCCCAAGCCGGTCATCGGCGCCACCCTCGTCTTTTCCCTGGCCTTTCTGGTGATCGCCGGTTTCCAGATCATCATGTCCAGGATGATCGATTCCCGCAGGACCTTCGTGGTGGGCCTTTCCCTGATCTTCGGGCTGACGGTGGACGTGATCCCGGAGTTCTTCAGCGGCGTGCACCCGTGGCTCCAGCCGATCTTCTCTTCGTCGCTGTCCACCGGGACCCTTTCGGCCCTCGTCCTGAATCTGATCTTCCGGATCGGGATCGCGAAGAAGGTGTCCATCGAACTGCCGCCCGACCAGGGGGCGTTCGAGGCGCTACCGCGCTTCATGGAGGAAAACGGGAAGGCCTGGGGCGCCCGCCGGGAGGTCATCGCCCGGGCCTCGGCCGCGCTGCACGAACTGATGGAAGCGCTCCTGAGCTACCACCTGGCGAAAGGACCGGTGAAGGTCCGGGCCGCCTTCGACGAGTTCAAGCTGGACATCGCGGTGGAATACCGGGGCACCGCGCTGGAGCTTCCGGCGGCCAAGCCGAACCTCTCGAAGCTGCTGGAGGACAGGGAGGAGCAGCTCAGGTTTTCGGGGGTGCTCGTCACGCGCCTCGCCGACAGGGCCAGGGTGTCTGTCAGGGGGGACGATTGCGTTGTCCGGATGCATTTCGATCACTAG
- a CDS encoding Integrase catalytic region (fragment): MPFRKRSAAFLAGIPCKVIIDNPKCAITRACYYDPDVQRSYGDLAEAYGFLISPCPPRDPKKKGRVESGVKYIKRSFLPLREFRTLRDANEQLQRWVLEEAGNRIHGTTRQKPLSVFAETEKVFLKLLPDVAPEMAVWTHTKVHGNCHVQFEKAYYSAPFNLVHRKLWLKATEKTVKLYKDFELVAVHPRLYTPGRHATVDEHLPPEALAYKLQDPQWCLKQAEMVGEHCHRLIRRLFSNRVLDNLRAAQGVIRLGKKYGTGRLEEACERALHFDNPRYRAVKTILEKGLDQVPFKEEPQPALASVYQASGRFIRKRSELQVH; this comes from the coding sequence TTGCCCTTCAGGAAACGCTCAGCCGCTTTCCTCGCTGGGATTCCCTGTAAAGTAATTATCGACAACCCGAAGTGCGCGATTACCCGTGCATGTTATTATGACCCTGATGTACAGCGCTCTTACGGGGACCTTGCGGAGGCCTACGGCTTCCTGATCAGCCCCTGCCCGCCTCGGGATCCGAAGAAAAAGGGCCGGGTGGAGAGCGGGGTCAAGTACATCAAAAGGAGTTTTTTGCCCTTGCGAGAGTTCCGCACCCTCCGCGATGCCAACGAGCAACTCCAGCGGTGGGTGCTCGAGGAGGCAGGCAACCGGATTCATGGCACGACCAGACAGAAGCCTTTGAGCGTTTTCGCCGAAACCGAGAAAGTGTTCCTGAAGCTTTTGCCCGACGTCGCACCAGAGATGGCCGTATGGACGCACACCAAGGTCCATGGCAACTGCCATGTGCAGTTCGAGAAGGCCTATTACTCGGCGCCCTTCAACCTCGTGCACCGCAAGCTCTGGCTCAAGGCAACGGAGAAGACCGTGAAGCTTTACAAGGACTTTGAGCTTGTGGCGGTTCATCCTCGCCTCTACACCCCTGGAAGACACGCTACAGTGGATGAACATCTTCCACCCGAGGCCCTGGCCTATAAACTGCAGGATCCGCAATGGTGCCTCAAGCAGGCTGAGATGGTCGGCGAGCACTGCCACCGCCTGATCCGCAGACTTTTTAGCAACCGTGTCCTCGATAATCTGCGGGCCGCGCAGGGCGTCATCCGCCTCGGCAAGAAGTATGGCACCGGGAGGCTCGAAGAGGCCTGTGAGAGGGCCCTGCACTTCGATAACCCCCGCTACCGGGCCGTCAAGACCATCCTCGAGAAAGGACTCGATCAGGTCCCCTTCAAAGAGGAACCACAGCCTGCGCTCGCTTCGGTCTACCAGGCATCCGGCCGGTTCATCAGAAAACGCTCTGAGCTTCAGGTTCACTGA
- a CDS encoding hypothetical protein (Evidence 5 : Unknown function): MREISRQDADLVVADLLEREKCLQRELFALRATIARVSLMLRDQEERRPTAPRDWKKEVESWGK; encoded by the coding sequence ATGAGGGAGATTTCAAGGCAGGACGCGGACTTGGTGGTCGCGGATCTTTTGGAGAGGGAGAAGTGTCTGCAGAGGGAGCTTTTCGCTTTGAGGGCGACGATTGCGCGGGTTTCGCTCATGTTGAGGGATCAGGAAGAACGCAGGCCGACGGCTCCCCGCGACTGGAAGAAGGAAGTCGAAAGCTGGGGTAAATAG
- a CDS encoding hypothetical protein (Evidence 5 : Unknown function), with protein MVFLANLGVNLHVCLCGDLQVASAQALDFLDIGQKSSFPDWKLSPSGKSFPDGDYFETGRGICSVGVHSERSF; from the coding sequence ATGGTCTTTTTGGCCAATCTCGGCGTCAATCTGCACGTTTGCTTGTGCGGCGACCTGCAGGTCGCCTCCGCGCAAGCGCTCGATTTCCTTGATATTGGCCAAAAATCCTCATTTCCGGATTGGAAACTGAGTCCTAGCGGAAAATCATTTCCGGATGGAGACTACTTTGAAACCGGAAGAGGAATCTGCTCAGTGGGTGTCCATTCTGAACGGTCATTTTAG
- a CDS encoding hypothetical protein (Evidence 5 : Unknown function) — MVFAEVQRRGGSEILWLALVSLFLEGLGRKGYEKGWNAENGLGFFMLLGFAVKCRCGGRIRRSLPY, encoded by the coding sequence ATGGTTTTTGCGGAGGTACAGCGCAGGGGGGGTAGTGAGATCTTGTGGCTGGCGTTGGTATCTTTATTCCTGGAGGGGTTGGGGAGGAAGGGCTATGAGAAAGGTTGGAATGCTGAAAATGGTCTTGGCTTTTTCATGTTGCTGGGTTTTGCTGTTAAGTGTCGGTGCGGCGGCAGAATCAGACGCTCCTTGCCCTATTGA
- a CDS encoding hypothetical protein (Evidence 5 : Unknown function), with protein sequence MIYLLKSFRVHELVSNPEMVFLANFGVNLHVCLCGDLQVASAQTLDFLDIGQKSSFXGVNLHVCLCGDLQVASAQTLDFLDIGQKSSFPDWKLSPTGKSFPDGHELAFTLRSQVFQVMDSGKAQSRLTSQIWRSRLVT encoded by the coding sequence ATGATCTACCTCCTGAAGTCTTTTCGGGTCCATGAGTTAGTTTCCAATCCGGAGATGGTCTTTTTGGCCAATTTCGGCGTCAATCTGCACGTTTGCTTGTGCGGCGACCTGCAGGTCGCCTCCGCGCAAACGCTTGATTTCCTTGATATTGGCCAAAAATCCTCATTTNTCGGCGTCAATCTGCACGTTTGCTTGTGCGGCGACCTGCAGGTCGCCTCCGCGCAAACGCTTGATTTCCTTGATATTGGCCAAAAATCCTCATTTCCGGATTGGAAACTTAGTCCTACCGGAAAATCATTTCCGGATGGACACGAATTAGCTTTCACGCTCCGATCACAAGTTTTTCAGGTCATGGATTCCGGCAAAGCTCAGTCGCGGTTGACCAGCCAAATCTGGAGATCCAGACTGGTCACGTAA
- a CDS encoding hypothetical protein (Evidence 5 : Unknown function) → MSGCISITSRPLKNAHLLRFAHPSSLRRAERLDDLGMQVLICGGISDSYAKVIEARRIEIVPFATGSVQEVLGAYLSGDVYRKHYRMPGCEDGHGKPFCGKD, encoded by the coding sequence TTGTCCGGATGCATTTCGATCACTAGCAGACCTTTGAAAAACGCCCATCTGCTGCGTTTCGCTCATCCTTCGTCCCTGAGGCGTGCCGAGCGGCTCGACGACCTGGGCATGCAGGTCCTGATCTGCGGGGGAATATCGGATTCCTATGCAAAAGTCATCGAGGCGCGCAGGATCGAAATCGTGCCCTTCGCGACCGGAAGCGTGCAGGAGGTCCTTGGGGCGTACCTGAGCGGTGACGTCTATCGGAAGCATTACCGGATGCCGGGGTGCGAAGACGGACACGGCAAACCTTTCTGCGGGAAAGACTGA
- a CDS encoding membrane hypothetical protein (Evidence 5 : Unknown function), with product MEGVFPQVRLFNAWAKFWIMSSAMLFGCHQERLPMRLKTSAGLHGHVIAIFALLLVLTFPISTPAVDTWEVVGTAGFSAGEAYYLSLALDGSTPYLAFTDVANSFNATVMRLNGSTWEVVGTAGFSAGDVYYSSLALDGSTPYVAYEDVANSYKPTVMRLNGSTWEAVGTAGFSVGDGRMPSLALDGSTPYVAFSDGVSPYKATVMSYNGTDWEVVGNADFSDGWARFTSLALDGSTPYVAFSDGTRSFKATVMRFNGSTWEVVGNPGFSAGEARYTSLALDGSTPYVAFSDGVSPYKATVMRFNGSTWEVVGNAGFSAGEARYTSLALDGSTPYVAYEDVANSYKATVMRLNGSTWEAVGTAGFSAGAVDYPSLALDGSTPYVAFSDNANSDKATVMRFASSQPPGPAPTESTVPVPTLKSWGLLILSLLLLGFGYVGISRRQRASL from the coding sequence ATGGAGGGGGTTTTTCCCCAGGTTAGGCTTTTTAACGCATGGGCTAAATTTTGGATAATGTCATCTGCCATGCTATTTGGGTGCCACCAAGAGAGGTTGCCGATGAGATTAAAGACGAGTGCTGGGTTACATGGGCATGTGATAGCCATTTTTGCCTTGCTGCTGGTTTTGACTTTTCCGATAAGCACCCCAGCAGTCGACACTTGGGAAGTGGTGGGCACCGCAGGCTTTTCCGCCGGGGAAGCCTATTATCTGAGCCTGGCCCTAGACGGCTCCACCCCCTATTTGGCTTTTACGGATGTTGCAAATTCTTTTAATGCCACGGTCATGCGACTTAATGGTTCGACCTGGGAAGTGGTGGGCACAGCGGGCTTCTCCGCCGGGGATGTCTACTATTCGAGTCTTGCGCTGGACGGCTCCACCCCGTATGTGGCCTATGAGGATGTCGCTAATTCTTATAAACCTACGGTTATGCGGCTTAACGGTTCGACTTGGGAAGCGGTGGGCACCGCAGGCTTCTCCGTCGGTGACGGTAGGATGCCGAGTCTTGCGCTGGACGGCTCCACCCCATATGTGGCTTTTTCGGATGGTGTATCTCCTTACAAAGCTACGGTCATGAGCTATAATGGCACGGATTGGGAAGTGGTGGGCAATGCAGACTTCTCTGATGGGTGGGCCAGATTTACAAGCCTAGCCTTGGACGGCTCCACCCCGTATGTGGCTTTTTCTGATGGCACACGTTCGTTTAAAGCCACGGTCATGCGATTTAATGGCTCGACTTGGGAAGTGGTTGGCAATCCTGGCTTTTCCGCCGGAGAGGCCAGGTATACAAGCCTAGCGCTGGACGGCTCCACCCCATATGTGGCTTTTTCGGATGGTGTATCTCCTTACAAAGCCACGGTCATGCGATTTAATGGCTCGACTTGGGAAGTGGTTGGCAATGCTGGCTTTTCCGCTGGGGAGGCCAGGTATACAAGCCTAGCCCTGGACGGCTCCACCCCATATGTGGCCTATGAGGATGTCGCTAATTCGTATAAAGCTACGGTTATGCGGCTTAACGGTTCGACTTGGGAAGCGGTGGGCACCGCAGGCTTCTCAGCCGGGGCCGTTGATTATCCAAGCCTAGCCCTGGACGGGTCCACCCCGTATGTGGCTTTTTCAGATAACGCAAATTCGGATAAGGCCACAGTCATGAGATTTGCATCCTCTCAACCTCCGGGACCGGCACCTACTGAATCCACGGTACCCGTGCCGACTTTAAAGTCGTGGGGTCTCCTTATCCTGTCTCTGCTCCTTCTTGGTTTTGGTTATGTTGGTATTAGTAGACGACAGCGTGCTAGCCTTTAA
- a CDS encoding exported hypothetical protein (Evidence 5 : Unknown function) yields MRKVGMLKMVLAFSCCWVLLLSVGAAAESDAPCPIELYPEYVQIVAAPNVLNLENEGQWVTIHTDIPYSQVLGESVMLNSIPISWDKYDNRGYYVAKFAMSSVKDILYVGDYNTLTFTGMTIEAEAFCGFCEIFVKQVIPTGK; encoded by the coding sequence ATGAGAAAGGTTGGAATGCTGAAAATGGTCTTGGCTTTTTCATGTTGCTGGGTTTTGCTGTTAAGTGTCGGTGCGGCGGCAGAATCAGACGCTCCTTGCCCTATTGAACTATACCCTGAATATGTGCAAATCGTAGCAGCTCCGAATGTGCTCAACCTCGAAAACGAAGGTCAGTGGGTGACCATTCATACTGATATTCCCTATTCGCAGGTCCTAGGGGAATCGGTTATGCTGAACTCTATCCCGATTTCTTGGGACAAATATGATAATCGAGGGTATTACGTCGCCAAGTTCGCAATGTCCTCGGTTAAGGATATACTGTACGTCGGAGATTATAATACGCTTACATTTACGGGAATGACAATCGAAGCGGAAGCCTTTTGCGGATTCTGCGAGATTTTTGTAAAACAGGTCATTCCGACAGGCAAATGA
- a CDS encoding hypothetical protein (Evidence 5 : Unknown function), with protein sequence MNPMSPDLIFRAPYLLDSFGPKGTYQEKDLEAAILRELKTFIMELGVGFTFVARTDLQTSRKTFCRGFFLHRL encoded by the coding sequence ATGAATCCCATGAGTCCCGATCTCATATTTCGCGCCCCTTACCTGCTCGATTCTTTCGGTCCGAAAGGCACCTATCAGGAAAAAGATCTGGAAGCGGCCATCCTGCGGGAGCTGAAAACCTTCATCATGGAACTAGGCGTTGGCTTCACCTTTGTCGCACGAACGGACTTACAAACCTCTAGAAAGACTTTCTGTCGTGGATTTTTCTTGCACCGCCTATAA
- a CDS encoding conserved hypothetical protein (Evidence 4 : Unknown function but conserved in other organisms), whose amino-acid sequence MIEGLDLVQLAEEITRIENSKKDYVAPTGKLEMIPVSGEEVALEIENGRRERYGIGSIAHEQIGDRLGIPRRYYEKMRAEAPELLARNVNRWFERQPEKRLVRTLDGNVRAFLSDRY is encoded by the coding sequence ATGATCGAGGGATTGGACTTGGTGCAGTTGGCGGAGGAGATCACGAGGATCGAAAACAGCAAAAAGGACTATGTCGCACCGACGGGAAAGCTGGAGATGATCCCTGTGAGCGGAGAAGAGGTGGCGCTCGAGATCGAAAACGGCCGCCGCGAGCGCTATGGGATCGGATCCATCGCGCATGAGCAGATCGGGGACCGTTTGGGGATACCCCGCCGGTACTACGAGAAGATGCGGGCGGAGGCCCCGGAGCTCCTGGCGCGGAATGTGAACAGGTGGTTCGAAAGGCAGCCGGAAAAGCGACTGGTGCGGACGCTGGACGGAAATGTCCGAGCCTTTTTGTCGGATCGATACTAG
- a CDS encoding hypothetical protein (Evidence 5 : Unknown function), giving the protein MGRASLYRGRGPTEGDIAKTVGPYEKRFCNALREWVDKNLTHGEATEYARHFGVSRQQWSNILAGRRGMTESWRRRVARELGLDYEDMVAGDDEQSPVEIEAGLIKSLLFLKKEDIDAYNEVFERIVGKATILKSKLASTDRASDRKTPAPRRSTPTDDQEAAAW; this is encoded by the coding sequence ATGGGAAGAGCTTCACTATACCGGGGCCGCGGCCCGACAGAGGGTGATATCGCAAAAACAGTCGGCCCTTATGAGAAGCGCTTTTGCAACGCCCTCAGGGAATGGGTCGACAAGAACCTCACCCACGGCGAGGCCACTGAGTACGCCCGGCACTTCGGCGTCAGCCGCCAGCAATGGTCGAACATACTCGCCGGCCGCCGGGGCATGACCGAATCCTGGCGGCGGAGGGTCGCCCGCGAACTCGGCTTGGACTACGAAGATATGGTCGCCGGGGATGACGAGCAGTCGCCGGTTGAAATCGAGGCCGGACTCATCAAGAGCCTCCTATTCCTTAAGAAGGAAGACATCGACGCCTACAACGAGGTCTTCGAAAGGATCGTCGGAAAGGCGACCATCCTGAAAAGCAAGCTTGCCTCGACGGACAGAGCATCAGACCGCAAGACACCGGCACCAAGGCGCTCCACTCCGACCGATGATCAAGAGGCGGCCGCCTGGTAG
- a CDS encoding PAS domain S-box protein (fragment) yields the protein MFRNYPGNIRELENIIEHAFVLCPEGQIEVHCLPETLSRFGPPPVVETDIHSAVESAETRLILDALQRSRYNCAAARDLGIHKSTPYRKMKKLGVDLPGKELRASESARPGPAECDDDPP from the coding sequence GTGTTCCGCAACTATCCCGGTAACATCCGGGAACTCGAGAACATCATCGAACACGCCTTCGTGCTCTGCCCGGAAGGACAGATCGAGGTCCACTGCCTCCCCGAAACGCTCAGCCGTTTTGGGCCGCCCCCGGTGGTGGAAACCGATATCCACTCGGCGGTGGAATCCGCGGAGACCCGGCTGATCCTGGACGCCCTCCAGCGCAGCCGCTATAACTGCGCCGCCGCCCGCGATCTCGGGATTCACAAGAGCACCCCCTACAGGAAGATGAAGAAGCTCGGAGTCGATCTTCCGGGAAAGGAACTCCGGGCGTCGGAAAGCGCTCGTCCAGGACCGGCTGAGTGCGATGACGACCCGCCTTGA
- a CDS encoding hypothetical protein (Evidence 5 : Unknown function): MQFTALLHHIYSTDTLREAYYDLKREAAPWVDGVTWPGISIRATNLKVP, encoded by the coding sequence TTGCAATTTACAGCGCTCCTTCACCACATCTACAGTACGGACACGCTCCGGGAGGCCTACTACGATCTGAAGCGGGAAGCTGCGCCGTGGGTGGATGGTGTGACGTGGCCGGGCATTTCCATTCGTGCGACAAACCTGAAAGTTCCATGA
- a CDS encoding hypothetical protein (Evidence 5 : Unknown function) gives MAVRSLPDGRWIVYWNERTPEGKTEYKRLYFGRGPSAEARARRKNEEMGFLSRRPEKEPEHSGPLFFELSKAYSESKPFNDNSLEQLKIRLSANILPFFGHLPVLEITEATADQYVKKRIADGVKFSTIARELTDVKAILPWSATRKIIPPNPLKDYKVKLFAASIETSNTK, from the coding sequence ATGGCAGTGAGGTCTCTACCCGACGGACGCTGGATTGTATACTGGAACGAGCGCACCCCCGAAGGGAAAACCGAATACAAAAGGCTCTATTTTGGGCGTGGCCCCTCGGCGGAAGCCCGTGCGAGGCGCAAAAACGAAGAGATGGGGTTCCTCTCAAGACGCCCCGAGAAGGAACCCGAACACTCAGGGCCTCTCTTTTTCGAATTGTCCAAGGCTTATTCAGAAAGCAAGCCCTTCAACGACAATAGCCTAGAGCAGCTCAAGATCCGCCTCAGCGCGAACATTCTCCCATTTTTCGGCCATCTTCCCGTCTTGGAGATCACCGAAGCCACAGCCGACCAGTACGTCAAGAAGCGGATCGCCGACGGCGTGAAGTTTTCCACCATCGCCCGCGAATTGACCGACGTCAAGGCGATCCTGCCCTGGAGCGCCACCCGCAAAATCATTCCCCCCAACCCTCTGAAGGATTACAAAGTGAAGCTTTTCGCGGCTTCTATTGAGACGTCAAATACAAAGTAA